Below is a genomic region from Citrobacter tructae.
GTATCGGTCGCGACGTCCATAAAGAAATCGCCCGCCGGTGCGGCCAGGTGAACAACGTCACCGACATTCGCGTGGTTGTGCAACCAGCTTGAAACCTGACCACCGTCTTCGCGCTTAACGGCAATACGGTAGCCTTTGCCATTCGGTTTGCGGGTCAGAGAGTACTGACGAATTTCCTGATGCAGGAAGCCTTCCGGTTTCAGCCAGACGCCCAGATATTGTCCCGGATGGTATTCAGCCACCGCGCCGCCGTCGACGGGTTCGAACTCAAAGCTGGTGATCGCGCGACTTTGCGGTGTTTTTGCCACGATGCGGAAAGGACGAGTGCCTTCCCAGCCGCCATTTTTGTTGGCGTTCTCGCTGTAAATCTGCGCTTCACGGTTGATGAAGACGTTTGCCAGCACGCCATACGCTTTGCCCCAGGCGTCCAGCACTTCCTGGCCCGGGCTGAACATCTCGTCCAGCGTTGCCAGCAGGTGGCCGCCGACGATGTTGTACTGTTCGGGCTGAATCTGGAAGCTGGTATGCTTCTGGGCAATTTTCTCGACCGCAGGCAACAGCGCCGCCAGGTTTTCGATATTGCTGGCGTACGCGGCGATGGCGTTAAACAACGCTTCACGCTGATCGCCATTACGCTGGTTACTCATGTTGAAAATTTCTTTGAGTTCTGGGTTATGCGTAAACATGCGATCGTAGAAATGGGCGGTCAGCTTCGGACCGGTTTCGACCAGCAGGGGAATGGTGGCTTTCACTGTAGCGATGGTTTGTGCGTCAAGCATACGGTCTTCCTTATATCTGAGACTTTAATGATGTATGTCAAATACATCTTATAAAAAATACCCCTGCATTGTAAATGGTTCTTTGTAACTTTGCGTTGTAAAGGTTACAACGTGAAAAATCTGCATCACAAACCTGAAAAGAAATCCGTTGAAATTCGCCATCTCTTTATTCTCCAAAGCCTTGTGTGCTGTGGAGGTAATCGTTTGCGTAAAATCCTTTGTCAAGACCTGTTATCGAGGAATGATTCGGTTATACTGTTGCCCGTTGTCCTACGGACCGCCTTTATAAGGCCAAAAAATTTATCGTTAGCTGAGTCAGGAGATGCGGATGTTAAAGCGTGAAATGAACATTGCCGATTATGATGCCGAACTGTGGCAGGCTATGGAGCAGGAAAAAGTACGTCAGGAAGAGCACATCGAACTGATCGCCTCCGAAAACTACACCAGCCCGCGCGTAATGCAGGCGCAGGGTTCTCAGCTGACCAACAAATACGCTGAAGGTTATCCGGGCAAGCGCTACTACGGCGGTTGTGAATACGTGGATATCGTTGAGCAACTGGCGATTGACCGCGCGAAAGAGCTGTTTGGCGCAGACTACGCTAACGTCCAGCCGCACTCCGGTTCTCAGGCTAACTTTGCGGTCTACACCGCGCTGCTGCAGCCGGGCGATACCGTTCTGGGTATGAACCTGGCGCAAGGTGGTCACCTGACTCACGGTTCCCCGGTAAACTTCTCCGGCAAACTGTACAACATCGTTCCTTATGGTATCGATGAATCCGGTAAAATTGACTACGAAGACATGGCTAAGCAGGCTCAGGCCCACAAACCGAAGATGATTATCGGTGGGTTCTCTGCCTACTCCGGCGTGGTTGACTGGGCAAAAATGCGTGAAATCGCCGACAGCATCGGCGCATACCTGTTCGTAGACATGGCGCACGTTGCCGGTCTTATCGCCGCTGGCGTGTACCCAAACCCGGTACCACATGCTCACGTTGTTACTACCACTACCCACAAAACCCTGGCGGGTCCGCGCGGCGGCCTGATCCTGGCGAAAGACGGTAGCGAAGAGCTGTACAAAAAACTGAACTCCGCCGTATTCCCAAGCGCGCAGGGCGGCCCGCTGATGCACGTGATCGCGGCGAAAGCGGTAGCGCTGAAAGAAGCGATGGAGCCAGAGTTCAAAGTTTATCAGCAGCAGGTTGCGAAAAACGCCAAAGCGATGGTTGAAGTGTTCCTGAACCGCGGTTACAAAGTGGTTTCTGGCGGGACTGAAAACCACCTGTTCCTGCTGGATCTGGTCGACAAAAACCTGACCGGTAAAGAAGCGGATGCAGCGCTGGGCCGTGCGAACATCACTGTTAACAAAAACAGCGTACCGAACGATCCGAAGAGCCCGTTTGTGACTTCCGGTATTCGTATCGGTTCTCCGGCTGTGACCCGTCGCGGCTTCAAAGAAGCAGAAGTGAAAGAGCTGGCTGGCTGGATGTGTGACATTCTGGACAACATCAATGATGAAGCCACTATCGAACGCATTAAAGCAAAAGTGCTGGATATCTGCGCACGCTTCCCGGTTTACGCGTAAGCGTTAATCGTTTGATGTGAAAAAGGCCGCGAATGCGGCCTTTTTTGTTCCCGATGGCGCTGTGTTTATCAGGCCGTTATCACAAGGACTTCAACGCCACGGCTGGATCACGCAAAGCTTCCTCGTTCACCGATCGTCCAGACTGAATCAGCTTACGCAACACGCGCACTTCGCGTCCGTTGTTGAGCGCTACTGCGCCAATCAACGCCTCATCGCGTAGCTGAAACCAGATAGCCTTGCCGTCATCTGGACTGCCGCGAACGACCCAGCTCTCTCCACACATATCGCCAACAAATTGCAGATTGTCATTAAATTGGTCGGTCCAGAACCAGGGCGGGGGCAGTGTCGGTAGAGGTAATTCGAGCATAGCCGCTGCGGCAATTTGCGCCTGATTATTGGCGTTTTCCCAGCTTTCACAACGTTGCAGCGTTCCGTCTGGCGAACGCTGTACTGCCACATCACCGGCGGCAAAAATGTGCGGATCTGCGGTTGTGCATGAGGCATCAATGATAATGCCGTTTGCCACATCAAGACCCGCTTCACGGGCCAGCCCGTCGTTGGCAATAATCCCGATACCGTAAATCACGCTATCAACCTGAAGCTGCTCACCGCTTTGCAATGTAAGAGTAAGACGATCTCCCTCAAACACCTGCTCAATCGCATTGTTGAGTATAAGGTGCACGCCCGCCTGCTGATGACGGGCGGTCAGGTAACGCTGTATCGGCGGTGGTGCGTTGCGGCCCATCACCGTGGCGGCCAGTTCAATGACGGTGACCTTGCAACCGCGCTGCGTGGCGCTGGCCGCCAGCTCAAGTCCAATGGTTCCGGCCCCGACAATGGCGATCGACTGCCCGGGTCTGAGCGCTTCGCGCAGACGCGCCGCATCGTCGGCATGACGCAGCGTGAAGCAGCGTTCACCGAGCATATCCAGTAACGGGAACGGGCGTGCCGCCGCACC
It encodes:
- the hmpA gene encoding NO-inducible flavohemoprotein, with translation MLDAQTIATVKATIPLLVETGPKLTAHFYDRMFTHNPELKEIFNMSNQRNGDQREALFNAIAAYASNIENLAALLPAVEKIAQKHTSFQIQPEQYNIVGGHLLATLDEMFSPGQEVLDAWGKAYGVLANVFINREAQIYSENANKNGGWEGTRPFRIVAKTPQSRAITSFEFEPVDGGAVAEYHPGQYLGVWLKPEGFLHQEIRQYSLTRKPNGKGYRIAVKREDGGQVSSWLHNHANVGDVVHLAAPAGDFFMDVATDTPVSLISAGVGQTPMLAMLDTLAKANHTAQVNWFHAAENGDVHAFADEVNELGNTLPRFNAHTWYRQPSETDRAKGQFDSEGLMDLNKLEGAISDPAMQFYLCGPVGFMQFAAKQLVGLGVKNENIHYECFGPHKVL
- the glyA gene encoding serine hydroxymethyltransferase produces the protein MLKREMNIADYDAELWQAMEQEKVRQEEHIELIASENYTSPRVMQAQGSQLTNKYAEGYPGKRYYGGCEYVDIVEQLAIDRAKELFGADYANVQPHSGSQANFAVYTALLQPGDTVLGMNLAQGGHLTHGSPVNFSGKLYNIVPYGIDESGKIDYEDMAKQAQAHKPKMIIGGFSAYSGVVDWAKMREIADSIGAYLFVDMAHVAGLIAAGVYPNPVPHAHVVTTTTHKTLAGPRGGLILAKDGSEELYKKLNSAVFPSAQGGPLMHVIAAKAVALKEAMEPEFKVYQQQVAKNAKAMVEVFLNRGYKVVSGGTENHLFLLDLVDKNLTGKEADAALGRANITVNKNSVPNDPKSPFVTSGIRIGSPAVTRRGFKEAEVKELAGWMCDILDNINDEATIERIKAKVLDICARFPVYA
- the hcaD gene encoding phenylpropionate dioxygenase ferredoxin reductase subunit codes for the protein MHNNIIAIVGGGQAAAMAAAALRQQGFDGEIHLFSDEPHLPYERPPLSKTMLLDDTPQLQPVLSADWWRDNNVQLHLGVTVRTLGRQTHELVLADGQTYPWDRLLIATGAAARPFPLLDMLGERCFTLRHADDAARLREALRPGQSIAIVGAGTIGLELAASATQRGCKVTVIELAATVMGRNAPPPIQRYLTARHQQAGVHLILNNAIEQVFEGDRLTLTLQSGEQLQVDSVIYGIGIIANDGLAREAGLDVANGIIIDASCTTADPHIFAAGDVAVQRSPDGTLQRCESWENANNQAQIAAAAMLELPLPTLPPPWFWTDQFNDNLQFVGDMCGESWVVRGSPDDGKAIWFQLRDEALIGAVALNNGREVRVLRKLIQSGRSVNEEALRDPAVALKSL